A stretch of Desulfotalea psychrophila LSv54 DNA encodes these proteins:
- a CDS encoding FAD-dependent oxidoreductase, with protein MKPTDIKKPEYFHKIIDCQYACPTHTPVPQYIQHIARREYDQAYIINWISNVFPGVLGRICDRPCEPACRRGRIEETPVAICRLKRLAADKKSSIDILPTKCRAPNGKKIALIGGGPASLTVARDLRLLGYEIHLFDQQKKAGGFIRTQVPSFRLPEKILEEEVDIILNMGVITHFNGYISSLKSILGQNFDAVFVGTGAPRGRDLAKLPGREAGRKNIAIGTEWLAAVLYRHVKKIGPRVLVLGGGNTAMDCCRTARRLGGENVSIIVRSPKETMKASLWEIEEALLEGVHLIDNHLPLAFVTEGDRLTGMNFDRVEARQNDRGERELISSGEAPVFIPCDDVILAVGQENAFPWIERDIGLHYKNGLPLIDPETLQSNIPRLFFGGDAAFGPKNVITAVAHGHQAAISIDLFCQGQSLDERPPTLLSLSSQKMGLQEWAYDNDISIAHRNKVPRESPVKSIRNRLMEVELGFDQEVGLQEASRCLNCDIQTVFEAATCIECDACVDICPVSCINFMDSTENELRTSLRIPAENLSQALYVSEPTPIGHIMVKDENVCLHCALCANRCPTSSWQMLKSTLSYPGQK; from the coding sequence TTGAAACCAACTGACATAAAAAAACCGGAATATTTCCACAAAATTATAGACTGCCAATACGCCTGTCCCACCCACACCCCCGTACCTCAATACATACAGCATATTGCCCGGAGGGAGTACGACCAGGCATATATAATAAACTGGATATCAAACGTATTTCCCGGAGTACTGGGAAGAATATGCGATCGCCCCTGTGAACCCGCCTGTAGACGAGGACGAATCGAGGAAACCCCTGTTGCCATCTGCAGGTTAAAACGCCTGGCAGCAGACAAAAAGAGCAGCATTGATATTCTGCCAACAAAATGCCGGGCCCCAAACGGCAAAAAAATCGCCCTCATTGGCGGCGGCCCGGCCTCCCTGACCGTTGCTCGGGATCTGCGCCTTCTTGGTTACGAAATCCATCTCTTTGACCAACAAAAAAAGGCCGGTGGTTTCATTCGCACCCAGGTCCCCTCCTTCCGCCTGCCCGAAAAAATCCTTGAAGAGGAGGTTGATATCATTCTCAACATGGGCGTTATCACCCACTTCAATGGTTATATCAGCAGTCTCAAAAGCATACTTGGACAGAACTTCGATGCCGTTTTTGTCGGCACCGGTGCCCCCCGCGGTCGCGACCTGGCCAAGCTACCAGGCAGGGAGGCGGGCAGAAAGAACATTGCCATCGGCACTGAATGGCTGGCGGCCGTTCTCTACCGGCATGTAAAAAAGATAGGCCCCCGGGTACTGGTCCTTGGTGGAGGAAATACAGCCATGGATTGCTGTCGCACTGCCCGACGCCTCGGGGGCGAGAATGTCTCCATTATTGTTCGCAGCCCTAAAGAGACGATGAAGGCCTCCCTCTGGGAAATTGAAGAGGCCCTCCTGGAGGGGGTTCACCTCATAGACAACCATCTCCCCCTAGCCTTTGTCACGGAAGGTGACAGACTGACAGGCATGAACTTTGACCGGGTAGAGGCCAGGCAAAACGATAGAGGCGAGAGAGAGCTCATCTCCAGCGGAGAGGCACCGGTCTTTATCCCCTGCGACGATGTTATCCTGGCGGTGGGGCAGGAGAATGCCTTTCCTTGGATAGAAAGAGATATCGGTCTGCACTACAAAAATGGGCTGCCACTGATCGACCCTGAAACACTGCAGTCCAACATCCCCCGACTGTTCTTTGGTGGCGATGCCGCCTTTGGCCCCAAAAACGTAATTACCGCCGTAGCCCATGGACATCAAGCCGCCATCTCCATTGATCTCTTTTGCCAGGGGCAGAGTTTGGATGAGCGCCCTCCTACCCTCCTCAGCCTGAGCAGCCAAAAAATGGGCCTGCAGGAGTGGGCCTATGACAACGATATATCCATCGCCCACCGCAACAAGGTACCAAGAGAAAGCCCTGTCAAATCAATTCGAAACAGACTCATGGAGGTGGAACTTGGCTTTGATCAGGAGGTGGGCCTGCAAGAGGCCTCACGTTGCCTCAACTGTGACATTCAAACCGTCTTCGAGGCAGCCACCTGCATAGAGTGCGATGCCTGCGTAGATATCTGCCCTGTTTCCTGTATTAACTTCATGGACAGCACAGAGAATGAGCTCAGAACCTCTCTCCGGATACCGGCTGAAAATCTCAGTCAGGCTCTCTATGTCTCGGAGCCCACCCCCATTGGTCACATCATGGTAAAGGATGAAAATGTCTGCCTGCACTGCGCCCTCTGCGCGAATAGATGCCCCACATCCTCCTGGCAAATGCTTAAATCGACCCTCTCCTATCCAGGACAAAAATGA
- a CDS encoding type IV pilus twitching motility protein PilT: MKKTEIDYWITAMLDSCKDVSDLNITVGKTLQVEAAGILEPVQVMPPVHELTPFQTEVFALNIIGNNQRLLRNLAETGSCDLSYSLGQDVRFRVNVFSQKGHYTTILRKLETKVPSLESMDFPACFAKMATELNGLILFTGATGTGKTTSLAALVDRINKERSVHVITLEDPIEYVHSQQKATLNQRELGNDFDTFASGMRAALRQAPKVILVGEMRDRETLEIALTAAETGHIVLSTLHTIDAGQTINRILGMFDESEQLQIRHRLVDTIRWVVGQRLLPKVGGGRIAAMEILCTSLRVKDLIMNGESEDRTYYNVISEGAVSDMRTFDQHILKLYSRGAITEDSAFQYCSQRSVMGRGIDRLKSVRGEATSGLAGLAMEEKEDDRFK, from the coding sequence ATGAAAAAGACGGAAATAGATTATTGGATTACTGCTATGCTGGACTCCTGTAAAGATGTGTCTGATCTGAATATTACGGTTGGCAAAACCTTACAGGTTGAGGCGGCAGGAATACTCGAACCTGTGCAGGTAATGCCGCCGGTGCATGAATTAACTCCCTTTCAGACCGAGGTCTTTGCCCTGAATATCATCGGTAATAATCAGCGTCTATTGCGTAATCTTGCTGAAACAGGTTCTTGTGATCTCTCCTACTCTTTGGGGCAGGATGTGCGCTTCAGGGTAAATGTTTTTAGCCAGAAAGGCCATTATACCACCATATTGCGAAAGTTGGAGACAAAGGTGCCTTCACTTGAGTCCATGGATTTCCCTGCCTGTTTTGCCAAGATGGCAACTGAATTGAATGGTTTGATCCTCTTTACCGGGGCAACGGGTACAGGTAAAACAACCTCCCTTGCCGCCTTAGTGGACAGGATCAACAAGGAACGTTCTGTTCATGTAATTACCCTTGAGGATCCCATAGAGTATGTGCACTCCCAGCAAAAGGCTACCCTTAATCAGCGTGAGCTGGGCAATGATTTTGACACCTTTGCCTCGGGGATGCGGGCTGCTTTGCGCCAGGCGCCAAAGGTTATTTTGGTGGGTGAGATGCGCGATCGTGAAACTCTGGAAATTGCCCTGACGGCAGCGGAAACAGGCCATATTGTTCTCTCTACTCTGCATACCATTGATGCGGGACAGACGATCAATCGTATTCTTGGTATGTTTGATGAAAGTGAACAGCTGCAGATCCGTCATCGTCTTGTGGATACTATTCGCTGGGTGGTTGGTCAACGTCTCCTGCCCAAGGTGGGCGGCGGGCGGATAGCTGCCATGGAGATTCTCTGTACCAGCTTGCGGGTTAAGGATCTTATTATGAACGGTGAAAGTGAAGATAGAACCTATTATAATGTTATCAGTGAAGGTGCTGTTTCGGATATGCGCACCTTTGATCAGCATATTTTAAAGCTCTATTCGCGGGGGGCTATCACCGAAGATTCTGCCTTTCAGTACTGTTCACAGAGGAGTGTCATGGGGCGGGGAATTGATCGACTCAAGTCCGTACGTGGAGAGGCTACCTCTGGCCTGGCCGGTTTAGCCATGGAGGAAAAGGAAGATGACCGTTTTAAATAG
- a CDS encoding zinc ribbon domain-containing protein: MIVQCPNCGKKLKAGAKLIQGIQDLPAGEELRVRCTQCSTSFGVSGSSLAADSSAGRKLQPPAAPDTSWLGQADLVDPEVDSRPSVMLLVRDNDRRELLSQAFSSLGYFVEFCDSPREALEKMQFVVYSAVMLADDYESVPLTESLVHVHMCAMHMDRRRHILYILVGENYHSLYDLEALVYSANMVVNNNDVEYFPVMLKKLVREYDSLFGGLMGELQLVGK, from the coding sequence ATGATTGTACAGTGTCCCAATTGTGGAAAGAAGCTCAAGGCCGGAGCAAAGCTTATTCAGGGGATTCAGGACCTGCCAGCAGGTGAGGAGTTACGGGTCAGATGCACTCAGTGCTCTACGTCCTTCGGGGTGAGTGGTTCCTCGCTGGCTGCTGATTCGTCTGCTGGTAGGAAACTTCAGCCGCCTGCAGCCCCCGATACCAGTTGGTTGGGGCAGGCCGACCTTGTGGATCCCGAGGTGGATTCACGGCCCTCGGTGATGTTGCTTGTTCGTGATAATGATAGAAGAGAGCTTTTGTCCCAGGCATTTTCATCCTTGGGTTATTTTGTTGAATTTTGTGATTCTCCTCGGGAAGCGCTTGAAAAGATGCAGTTTGTGGTGTATTCGGCGGTTATGTTGGCTGATGATTACGAGTCCGTGCCCCTGACTGAAAGTCTTGTCCATGTCCATATGTGTGCAATGCATATGGATCGTCGCCGCCATATTTTGTATATTCTTGTGGGGGAAAACTATCATAGCCTGTATGATCTCGAAGCTCTGGTATATTCTGCTAATATGGTGGTTAATAATAATGATGTTGAGTATTTTCCTGTTATGCTGAAAAAACTTGTCCGGGAGTATGATTCCCTCTTTGGTGGCCTTATGGGCGAGTTACAGCTTGTGGGGAAGTAA
- a CDS encoding DEAD/DEAH box helicase, with amino-acid sequence MLKKLGRSIRRKFQSVFPQSGAGKDSLQEREVKQVQEVVAVPASSSASTSSPALSPSPAPVAPVEEVVRKKPQPKRKPPWTLDKFVVPELEEKKRFHDFAIPLPLMHGIADLKFEYCTPIQEQSLEAVLAGKDLIGKANTGTGKTAVFLVGVMARLLADKKGGLGKRTPRALILAPTRELVMQIVKDAKKLGRYTGVNADAVYGGAEYEKQMELLKRGKTDIVVATPGRLIDFHNKRLVNFDNCQTLVIDEADRMLDMGFIPDVRRIVSWMPKKRDRQTLMFSATISSDVNNLSAQWCVDPEVVEAEADQVTTDTVEQKVYLVTAEEKYNVLYNLIKENSDERIMIFANMKSETRKLADRLKRNSIDCLLLSGDVPQNKRQSRLESFRTGKVKVLVATDVAGRGIHIDGISYVVNYTLPYEPEDYVHRIGRTGRAGLAGKSVSFACEEGSFYLPDIEEYIGAKLDCVLPPEELLVHAPKGTAPVAVAHKKYKPRKKTS; translated from the coding sequence ATGTTGAAGAAGCTAGGAAGATCCATTCGTCGGAAGTTTCAATCGGTATTTCCTCAGAGCGGAGCGGGGAAAGATTCTCTGCAGGAGAGGGAGGTTAAACAGGTGCAAGAGGTTGTTGCGGTCCCGGCCTCGTCTTCGGCCTCGACCTCGTCTCCGGCCTTGTCTCCGTCTCCGGCCCCGGTAGCGCCAGTGGAAGAGGTTGTCAGGAAAAAGCCACAGCCTAAGCGTAAGCCGCCATGGACCTTGGATAAGTTTGTTGTTCCTGAGCTGGAAGAGAAAAAACGATTCCATGATTTCGCCATTCCCCTTCCTCTGATGCATGGTATTGCCGATTTGAAGTTTGAGTACTGTACTCCTATCCAGGAGCAGTCCCTGGAAGCGGTTCTTGCCGGTAAGGATCTTATTGGCAAGGCCAATACAGGTACCGGTAAGACAGCTGTTTTTCTGGTGGGCGTTATGGCTCGTTTATTGGCCGACAAGAAAGGTGGTTTGGGCAAGAGAACGCCACGGGCTCTGATACTTGCCCCCACCCGTGAGTTGGTCATGCAAATAGTTAAAGATGCGAAAAAATTGGGTAGGTATACCGGTGTTAACGCGGACGCTGTTTATGGTGGAGCTGAGTATGAGAAGCAGATGGAGTTGCTTAAGAGGGGAAAGACAGACATTGTTGTCGCCACTCCGGGTCGCCTGATCGATTTTCATAATAAGAGACTTGTTAATTTTGATAACTGTCAGACCCTGGTTATTGACGAAGCAGATCGAATGCTTGATATGGGTTTTATTCCCGATGTGCGCCGGATTGTTTCCTGGATGCCGAAGAAGAGGGATCGTCAGACCTTGATGTTCTCTGCGACAATCTCCAGCGATGTGAATAATCTCTCTGCCCAGTGGTGCGTTGATCCAGAGGTGGTTGAGGCAGAGGCAGATCAGGTGACTACTGATACCGTTGAGCAGAAGGTCTATCTGGTTACTGCAGAAGAAAAATATAATGTGCTCTATAACCTGATTAAGGAAAATAGTGACGAGCGCATCATGATCTTTGCCAATATGAAGAGTGAGACAAGAAAGCTGGCCGACCGCTTAAAGAGAAACAGTATTGATTGTCTCCTGCTCTCAGGAGATGTGCCGCAAAACAAACGGCAGTCAAGGTTGGAGAGCTTTCGTACAGGTAAGGTCAAGGTGCTGGTGGCAACGGATGTAGCTGGGCGTGGAATTCATATTGATGGCATCAGCTATGTGGTTAACTATACCCTGCCCTATGAGCCAGAGGATTATGTCCATCGCATTGGTCGAACCGGTCGGGCTGGGCTTGCCGGCAAGTCAGTGAGCTTTGCCTGTGAGGAGGGCTCTTTTTATCTGCCGGATATAGAGGAGTATATCGGTGCAAAACTGGACTGTGTTCTTCCGCCGGAAGAATTATTGGTCCATGCGCCCAAGGGTACAGCCCCTGTAGCTGTGGCCCATAAAAAATATAAGCCACGTAAAAAGACCTCTTAA
- a CDS encoding 30S ribosomal protein S1, with amino-acid sequence MTEDMKISGQELSFAELFEMEENNKVVEVGDVAIGTIIGSVDDHFLVDVGDKAESYIAKSEFRLEDDTEVVVGDTFEVFVERRKEEGGLLLSREKAIAIKVWEDIAKIQEEDSTIEGRIESRVKGGMSVDIGVPAFLPYSQIDLRPVKDLDALIGESLEFKVLKFNKKRNNVVISRRAILEEARNKLREEMRSKLEEGQIIKGAITNITDYGLFIDMGGMDGLCHITDLSWGRVSHPAKLYKVGEELEVKVLKYDKEHDRVSLGVKQLRDDPWATVVDRYPVSQQATGKVVSITDYGVFVELEEGVEGLIHVSEMTWSKKPRHPSKMVAVGDEIEVMVLNIETETKRISLGMKQLQPNPWDLVTENYPVGSIIEGKIKNITDFGVFIGIEEGIDGLIHVSDLSWTERIKHPTEKYAKGEMIQAVVLKIDKENERFSLGVKQLIPDPWQEAYNNYPSGTVVEGEITNVTDFGVFVKLEEGIEGLVHVSEISKDKIKTPVGMYQVGDTLKAIVINVSAKDRKIGLSVKTLEGEDEEVVVEKFKKAEKVASEAAPSTFGDLLKAAAVGTDSEQ; translated from the coding sequence ATGACAGAAGACATGAAAATTAGCGGACAAGAGTTAAGCTTTGCGGAACTCTTCGAAATGGAAGAAAACAATAAAGTTGTCGAAGTTGGTGATGTTGCCATTGGAACCATTATTGGTTCTGTCGATGACCACTTTCTCGTAGATGTTGGTGATAAAGCAGAGAGTTATATTGCAAAATCTGAATTCCGCCTAGAAGATGATACCGAGGTAGTTGTCGGCGATACTTTTGAAGTGTTCGTAGAACGCCGTAAGGAAGAAGGCGGACTACTTCTGTCACGTGAAAAGGCCATTGCTATTAAGGTTTGGGAAGACATCGCCAAGATCCAAGAAGAAGATAGCACCATCGAGGGTCGTATCGAGAGCCGTGTTAAAGGCGGTATGTCCGTTGATATCGGCGTACCTGCATTCTTGCCATACTCTCAAATCGATCTCCGTCCGGTTAAAGACCTCGACGCGCTTATCGGTGAGAGCCTTGAATTCAAAGTACTTAAGTTCAACAAGAAGCGTAACAACGTTGTTATTTCACGTCGTGCGATTCTTGAGGAAGCACGTAACAAACTTCGTGAAGAGATGCGTTCCAAGCTCGAAGAAGGTCAGATCATCAAAGGTGCTATTACCAATATCACCGATTACGGTCTCTTCATCGATATGGGCGGAATGGACGGACTCTGTCACATCACCGATCTTTCCTGGGGCCGTGTATCTCACCCTGCGAAACTCTACAAAGTTGGCGAAGAGCTTGAAGTTAAAGTTCTTAAGTACGACAAAGAGCACGATCGTGTATCCCTCGGTGTTAAGCAACTTCGTGACGATCCATGGGCAACCGTTGTTGACCGTTACCCAGTAAGCCAGCAGGCAACCGGTAAGGTTGTTTCTATCACCGATTACGGTGTTTTCGTAGAGCTTGAAGAGGGCGTTGAAGGCCTTATTCACGTATCCGAGATGACTTGGAGCAAGAAGCCTCGTCACCCATCTAAGATGGTTGCAGTAGGTGATGAGATCGAAGTAATGGTTCTCAACATCGAGACCGAGACCAAGCGTATCTCCCTCGGTATGAAGCAGCTTCAGCCTAACCCATGGGATCTTGTAACCGAGAACTACCCAGTAGGCTCTATCATTGAAGGCAAGATCAAGAATATCACCGACTTCGGTGTATTCATCGGTATTGAAGAGGGCATTGACGGTCTGATTCACGTATCTGATCTTTCTTGGACCGAGCGCATCAAGCATCCTACCGAGAAGTATGCAAAAGGTGAGATGATTCAAGCTGTTGTTCTTAAGATCGACAAAGAAAACGAGCGTTTCTCCCTCGGTGTTAAGCAGCTTATCCCTGATCCATGGCAAGAGGCTTACAACAACTACCCATCCGGTACCGTTGTTGAAGGCGAGATCACCAACGTTACTGACTTCGGCGTATTTGTTAAGCTTGAAGAAGGAATCGAAGGTCTTGTTCACGTTTCTGAGATCAGCAAAGACAAGATCAAAACTCCAGTAGGCATGTACCAGGTTGGCGATACCCTTAAGGCTATCGTAATCAACGTATCTGCTAAGGATCGTAAGATCGGTTTGTCTGTGAAGACCCTTGAAGGCGAGGACGAAGAGGTAGTAGTAGAGAAGTTCAAGAAGGCAGAGAAAGTTGCTTCTGAAGCAGCTCCTTCTACCTTCGGTGACCTGCTTAAGGCCGCTGCTGTAGGTACTGACTCTGAGCAGTAA
- a CDS encoding HU family DNA-binding protein codes for MLKKDIIDSVSEELSMQKQDVSVAADVILETISNALARDRRVELRGFGSFSVRSRKPRTTKNPRTGQVMDIPERRTLHFTMSKSLKESLISDMD; via the coding sequence ATGTTAAAGAAAGATATTATCGATAGTGTAAGTGAAGAGCTGTCCATGCAAAAGCAGGATGTAAGTGTTGCAGCAGATGTTATCCTTGAAACGATTTCCAATGCACTTGCACGTGATCGTCGAGTGGAGCTACGAGGTTTTGGTAGTTTTTCTGTACGCAGCCGTAAGCCGCGTACAACCAAAAATCCTCGTACAGGTCAGGTGATGGATATTCCTGAGCGCAGAACACTGCACTTTACCATGAGTAAGTCGCTGAAAGAGTCTCTTATTAGCGATATGGACTAA
- a CDS encoding L-threonylcarbamoyladenylate synthase: MLLEINPYNPQDRLIKQVVQKLQQGAIICYPTDTGYGIGCDLLNQRAVKALMQLKKRPKNKPFSFMCSGLTHISEYAHVSNTAYRLLKKNLPGPYTFVLPGSKLVPKVMATKQKTVGIRVPDNPISQALITALGNPIVNTSVQLGEDDEPLADPFEIDLAIGNRIDIIIDGGSIYPDPSSVIDLTTDQPEILRVGKGDVSPYR; this comes from the coding sequence ATGCTACTTGAAATTAATCCATACAATCCACAGGATAGGCTGATAAAGCAAGTTGTCCAAAAACTGCAACAGGGTGCCATTATCTGCTACCCTACAGATACCGGCTATGGTATCGGCTGCGATCTGTTAAACCAGCGCGCAGTCAAAGCCTTGATGCAACTCAAAAAAAGGCCAAAAAACAAACCCTTTTCATTTATGTGCTCGGGACTCACCCACATCAGTGAATATGCGCATGTCTCTAATACTGCCTACAGATTGCTTAAAAAAAATCTGCCAGGGCCATATACCTTTGTTCTTCCGGGTAGCAAACTCGTACCCAAGGTAATGGCAACCAAACAGAAGACTGTGGGTATTAGAGTACCCGATAACCCCATAAGCCAAGCACTTATAACTGCTCTTGGCAATCCCATTGTCAATACCAGTGTTCAACTGGGAGAAGACGACGAGCCCCTAGCTGATCCATTCGAAATTGATCTCGCCATTGGTAATAGAATTGATATTATCATAGACGGAGGATCAATCTATCCTGATCCATCCTCCGTAATCGATCTCACCACCGACCAACCCGAAATACTCCGAGTCGGTAAAGGTGATGTTAGTCCATATCGCTAA
- the guaB gene encoding IMP dehydrogenase produces the protein MLPDNIETALTFDDLLLVPCASEVLPSEVSLATRLTDTILLNTPLVSSAMDTVTEHRAAIAMAREGGIGIIHKNMTLDQQVLEVEKVKKSESGMIIDPVTVDLHQSVGEVQKIMSSYKISGLPVLKDGKLVGIVTNRDLRFVSDNDLRVSEVMTSKNLVTAQVGITLEQSKALLHEHRIEKLLVVDDDGALNGLITIKDLEKIKKYPLAAKDKLGRLLVGAAMAVGGNIEETAARLVAAGVDVVVLDSAHGHSRGVITAVERVKSAFPNLSVIAGNIATGEAAEDLIKAGANAVKVGVGPGSICTTRIVAGVGVPQMTALQKCVEVGNRYGIPIIADGGIKHSGDVVKAIGAGASTVMIGSLLAGTEETPGETFLYQGRTYKGYRGMGSLGAMSQAEGSADRYFQSEVSAPGKLVPEGIEGKVPYRGPLGSVLYQLFGGLRSGMGYCGAESIPALQQRAKFVRISAAGLRESHVHDVVITKEAPNYHTA, from the coding sequence ATGTTGCCTGATAATATTGAAACAGCCTTAACCTTTGATGATTTACTTTTGGTACCCTGTGCATCAGAGGTTTTGCCGAGTGAGGTAAGTCTTGCTACGCGACTTACAGATACCATCCTGTTGAATACCCCTCTTGTTAGTTCAGCGATGGATACTGTAACTGAGCATCGTGCCGCGATTGCAATGGCACGAGAAGGCGGCATTGGTATTATCCACAAAAATATGACCCTTGATCAGCAGGTACTTGAGGTCGAGAAGGTCAAGAAGTCTGAATCGGGAATGATCATTGATCCTGTAACTGTGGACCTGCATCAGTCTGTTGGCGAAGTACAGAAAATCATGTCGAGCTATAAGATTTCTGGTCTGCCCGTACTGAAAGATGGTAAACTCGTCGGTATCGTTACAAACCGTGATCTTCGTTTTGTCTCAGACAATGACCTGCGTGTTTCCGAGGTTATGACTAGCAAGAATCTGGTTACTGCTCAGGTGGGTATTACCCTGGAGCAATCCAAGGCTCTGCTTCATGAGCACCGTATTGAAAAGCTTTTGGTTGTTGATGATGATGGCGCTCTCAATGGTCTTATTACCATTAAAGACTTAGAAAAAATTAAAAAATATCCACTTGCAGCTAAGGATAAGCTTGGACGTTTGCTTGTTGGGGCGGCCATGGCTGTTGGTGGTAATATTGAAGAAACAGCCGCCCGTCTTGTTGCGGCTGGAGTTGATGTTGTTGTTCTTGACTCAGCCCATGGTCACTCCAGGGGTGTTATTACAGCCGTTGAGCGGGTAAAAAGTGCATTCCCTAACCTCTCTGTTATTGCGGGTAATATTGCTACGGGTGAGGCAGCTGAAGACCTTATCAAGGCCGGTGCCAATGCGGTAAAGGTAGGCGTTGGACCTGGTTCTATTTGTACTACCCGTATTGTTGCAGGTGTAGGTGTTCCTCAGATGACTGCTTTGCAAAAATGTGTTGAGGTGGGTAATAGATACGGAATTCCTATTATTGCCGATGGTGGAATTAAGCACTCCGGTGATGTGGTGAAGGCCATTGGTGCAGGTGCAAGTACCGTTATGATTGGTAGCCTCCTGGCGGGTACCGAAGAGACTCCCGGTGAGACCTTTCTTTATCAGGGACGTACCTATAAGGGATATCGTGGTATGGGTTCTCTTGGCGCCATGAGTCAGGCCGAAGGATCTGCCGATAGATACTTTCAGTCCGAGGTAAGTGCTCCTGGTAAGTTGGTTCCCGAGGGAATTGAGGGTAAGGTTCCCTATCGTGGGCCTCTTGGTAGCGTTCTCTATCAGCTTTTTGGTGGGCTTCGCTCTGGTATGGGCTACTGTGGTGCGGAGAGTATTCCTGCCCTGCAGCAAAGGGCGAAGTTTGTTCGAATCTCTGCTGCGGGTCTGCGTGAATCTCATGTTCACGATGTTGTCATCACCAAGGAAGCACCTAATTATCACACGGCATAG
- the guaA gene encoding glutamine-hydrolyzing GMP synthase: MDIHKEKIIILDFGSQTTQLIARRVREMKVYSEIHPFSLPLEKLKELNPTGIILSGGPCSVYDDDAPHSDAGLFELGVPVFGICYGAQLMIQQLGGSVEKAEKREFGKAEIQILNDSDLFAGLDVARSHQVWMSHGDRVEVIPDQFEVSAESAHSPYAALRHRSKPFVAVQFHPEVVHSIIGTDLLRNFVFGLCKCQATWTMQGFIESNVAAIKEKVGDAHVICALSGGVDSSVVAAMIHKAIGSQLTCVYVNNGLMRIGESEGIIKFFKENTDLHLIDVDASDYFLGKLEGVTDPEVKRQHIGLGFIKIFEEEAHKIDGDVKFLAQGTLYPDVVESVSFRGAAPIKSHHNVGCLPDIMKLSLIEPLRELFKDEVRELGVELGLPDEAVHRQPFPGPGLSIRIMGEVTPERLDIVRRADVIVLDEMKKHGYYNKVWQSFAVLLPIQTVGVMGDFRTYEHVVALRVVDSRDAMTADWSRVPYDILGDISTRIINEVRGVNRVVYDISSKPPATIEWE; the protein is encoded by the coding sequence ATGGATATTCATAAGGAAAAAATCATTATTCTCGACTTTGGTTCACAGACCACTCAGCTGATTGCTAGACGGGTGCGTGAAATGAAGGTTTACAGTGAAATTCACCCATTTTCTCTACCTCTGGAGAAGTTAAAGGAGCTGAACCCGACCGGAATAATTCTTTCTGGTGGCCCATGTTCTGTTTACGATGATGATGCACCGCATTCCGATGCGGGTCTTTTTGAGTTGGGTGTGCCCGTATTCGGTATCTGTTACGGCGCTCAGTTGATGATTCAGCAGCTTGGCGGCAGTGTAGAAAAGGCAGAAAAACGAGAGTTTGGTAAGGCCGAGATCCAGATTCTCAACGATAGTGACCTCTTTGCCGGTCTTGATGTAGCCAGGAGTCACCAAGTATGGATGAGTCACGGTGATCGTGTTGAGGTTATCCCTGACCAGTTTGAGGTAAGTGCAGAATCTGCCCACTCTCCCTATGCAGCTCTGCGTCACAGGTCAAAACCATTTGTTGCCGTACAGTTTCACCCGGAGGTTGTGCACAGCATTATCGGTACTGATCTGTTGAGAAACTTTGTCTTTGGCCTTTGTAAATGTCAGGCAACCTGGACCATGCAGGGTTTTATCGAGTCCAATGTTGCGGCTATTAAAGAGAAGGTGGGCGATGCCCATGTTATCTGTGCCCTTTCAGGTGGTGTTGATTCCTCCGTTGTGGCGGCGATGATTCACAAGGCCATTGGCTCTCAGTTGACCTGTGTTTATGTAAACAACGGTCTCATGCGTATTGGTGAGTCCGAGGGTATTATCAAGTTCTTTAAAGAGAATACCGATCTTCACCTCATTGATGTTGATGCCAGCGATTATTTCCTGGGTAAACTTGAAGGTGTTACTGATCCTGAGGTTAAGCGTCAGCATATCGGTCTTGGCTTTATCAAGATCTTTGAGGAAGAGGCACATAAGATTGATGGCGATGTGAAGTTTCTTGCTCAAGGAACTCTCTATCCCGACGTGGTAGAGTCTGTCTCTTTTCGTGGTGCAGCACCTATTAAGTCTCACCATAATGTAGGCTGCCTGCCCGATATCATGAAGCTTAGTCTTATTGAGCCCCTTCGTGAGCTCTTCAAGGATGAGGTGCGTGAGCTTGGTGTAGAGCTTGGTCTGCCCGATGAGGCGGTTCATCGTCAGCCTTTCCCTGGTCCTGGTCTTAGTATTCGTATCATGGGCGAGGTAACTCCCGAGCGTTTGGATATCGTCCGTCGTGCTGATGTTATCGTCCTGGATGAGATGAAAAAGCATGGCTACTATAACAAGGTATGGCAGTCATTTGCCGTGCTTCTGCCTATCCAGACAGTCGGCGTAATGGGTGACTTTCGTACCTATGAGCATGTTGTTGCCCTGCGGGTAGTTGATTCTCGTGATGCTATGACCGCGGATTGGAGCCGGGTACCCTATGATATTCTTGGTGATATTTCCACCAGGATTATTAATGAGGTGCGGGGAGTTAATCGGGTTGTCTACGATATCTCTTCCAAACCACCTGCAACGATAGAGTGGGAGTAG